Proteins found in one Equus przewalskii isolate Varuska chromosome 20, EquPr2, whole genome shotgun sequence genomic segment:
- the FAM32A gene encoding protein FAM32A translates to MAAYEQVQKGPLKLKGVAELGVTKRKKKKKDKDKAKLLEAMGTSKKNEEEKRRGLDKRTPAQAAFEKMQEKRQMERILKKASKTHKQRVEDFNRHLDTLTEHYDIPKVSWTK, encoded by the exons ATGGCGGCCTATGAGCAGGTCCAAAAGGGGCCGCTGAAGCTGAAAGGCGTCGCAGAGCTCGGCGTGACCAAGCG gaagaagaaaaagaaggacaaggACAAGGCGAAGCTCCTGGAAGCGATGGGAACGAGCAAAAAGAACGAGGAGGAGAAGCGGCGCGGCCTGGACAAGCGGACCCCGGCCCAGGCGGCCTTTGAGAAGATGCAGGAGAAACGG caAATGGAAAGGATCCTGAAGAAAGCGTCCAAAACCCACAAGCAGAGAGTGGAG GACTTCAACAGACACCTGGATACACTCACGGAGCACTACGACATTCCCAAAGTCAGCTGGACGAAGTAG